The bacterium genome includes the window CACCGCCGCGCCCTGGGTCGAGAACCACCTGCTGGCCCGCGGCAAGAAGCCCGTGCTCATCGTGGGGCAGATCGCCAACAAGTCGGCCGAGCACATCCCGGTCAAGACCTTCGTGGCCGACGTGGAGCGCTCGTTCATCAACTCGGGACGCGTCACCGTCGTCGCCTCGTCCGAGGAGCGCGAAGGCGTGCGCGACGAGCGCGCCGACCAGCAGCAGTACTCCTCGCCCGAGACCATGAAGGACTGGGGCCGCGAGAAGGGCGCCGACTACATGATGCTCGGGGAGATCAACACGATCATCGACCGCGAGGACGGCGACGAGGTGAAGTACTACCAGGTCGACGTGTACCTCGTGGATCTCGAGGACAACACGAAGGTCTGGGCGGGCGTCGAGAAGAT containing:
- a CDS encoding penicillin-binding protein activator LpoB, with product MRNLVPTNPTLRRTARPALAILAMLALVLVAGCGGGKTVTRVETDTTIDLSGNWNDADSRQVAETLIAQITAAPWVENHLLARGKKPVLIVGQIANKSAEHIPVKTFVADVERSFINSGRVTVVASSEEREGVRDERADQQQYSSPETMKDWGREKGADYMMLGEINTIIDREDGDEVKYYQVDVYLVDLEDNTKVWAGVEKIKKYVSRSGHKP